One Nesterenkonia populi DNA window includes the following coding sequences:
- a CDS encoding DUF4143 domain-containing protein, whose protein sequence is MEPYVTRYVDTYLDELIGELPAFMLTGPRACGKTTTARRRATSTLQLDTPRDALLMREEPDQQLRGLVPPILIDEWQDVPESLSAVKRAVDEDSQPGRFLITGSVRARTLTGTWPGTGRITPIQMHPLTQDELANKGKNLDFIDRLFQQDISDTIPSEAPALRDYVELAAAGGFPQAQKGSPRFRDQWFEGYISQAVGRDVEPLGEVREPLAMERLLRAAALNTAGIPTHETLVRAASTSRETTDRYLDLLEELGLLERIPAWGHNRLKRMIKSPKLHVTDTGLALWLAGVSADAVLDDSNLLGRIIESYVGMQLRPMLSAGPRRGRMTHLRDTNGRREVDFIIEDRRGDVVVAEVKASANIDRRMGRHMEWLRDEIGEPFKAGVLFHTGRTIHEVSDRIWAMPISAMWS, encoded by the coding sequence ATGGAACCGTATGTCACACGGTATGTAGATACCTACCTCGACGAGCTCATCGGAGAGCTTCCCGCTTTCATGCTCACTGGACCCCGCGCCTGCGGAAAAACCACTACTGCTCGACGCCGAGCAACGTCCACGCTGCAACTGGACACACCGCGCGACGCACTCCTCATGCGCGAAGAGCCCGACCAGCAGCTCCGCGGCCTTGTACCCCCTATTCTGATCGACGAGTGGCAGGATGTCCCAGAATCCCTCAGCGCCGTCAAACGCGCCGTGGACGAGGACTCCCAGCCCGGACGCTTCCTCATCACCGGAAGCGTACGAGCGCGTACCCTCACCGGCACCTGGCCCGGCACAGGACGCATAACGCCCATCCAAATGCACCCCCTGACTCAAGATGAACTCGCCAATAAGGGGAAGAACCTCGATTTCATCGATCGCCTCTTCCAGCAGGACATCTCAGACACCATCCCCTCAGAAGCTCCGGCTCTCAGGGACTACGTAGAGCTCGCCGCTGCGGGAGGCTTTCCACAAGCGCAAAAAGGAAGCCCGCGGTTCCGGGACCAATGGTTCGAAGGCTACATATCCCAAGCTGTAGGACGGGACGTAGAACCGCTTGGCGAAGTCCGCGAACCGCTTGCGATGGAGAGGCTCCTCCGAGCAGCCGCTCTCAACACTGCCGGGATCCCCACTCACGAAACCCTCGTACGAGCCGCCTCAACCAGCCGCGAAACGACCGACCGTTACCTGGACCTCCTCGAGGAACTAGGCTTGCTGGAGCGGATTCCGGCATGGGGACACAACCGCCTCAAGCGGATGATCAAATCTCCTAAACTCCACGTCACAGATACCGGACTTGCCCTATGGCTAGCGGGAGTGAGTGCTGACGCTGTCCTCGACGACTCGAACCTTCTTGGCCGGATCATCGAGTCCTACGTGGGCATGCAACTCCGACCAATGCTCAGCGCCGGACCGCGACGAGGACGAATGACACACCTCCGCGACACCAACGGACGACGTGAAGTCGACTTCATCATCGAGGACCGGCGAGGCGACGTCGTCGTAGCGGAAGTCAAAGCCTCAGCAAACATCGACCGTCGCATGGGTCGTCACATGGAATGGCTCCGCGACGAAATTGGTGAGCCATTCAAAGCAGGCGTCCTCTTCCACACCGGTCGCACAATTCATGAAGTGTCCGACCGCATCTGGGCCATGCCCATCAGTGCTATGTGGAGCTAA